One Pleurocapsa sp. PCC 7327 DNA segment encodes these proteins:
- a CDS encoding LON peptidase substrate-binding domain-containing protein, producing the protein MASSSSIAVRELPLFPLPEVVLFPGRPLPLHIFEFRYRMMMNTILEDDRRFGVLMVDPIGGEIAKVGCCAEVIRFQRLPDDRMKILTLGQQRFRVLEYVREKPYRVGLVEWIEDEPPTEDLRPLARDVEKLLRDVVHLSAKLIDQKIELPDDLPSLPLELSYWVAGNLYGVASEQQTLLEMQDTMARLQRESEILTSTRNHLAARTALKDVLKS; encoded by the coding sequence ATGGCATCTTCGTCTTCAATTGCAGTCAGAGAACTTCCCCTGTTTCCCCTCCCAGAGGTAGTTCTATTTCCCGGTCGTCCACTTCCCCTCCACATTTTTGAATTCCGCTACCGAATGATGATGAATACGATTTTGGAGGACGATCGCCGTTTTGGAGTATTAATGGTCGATCCGATTGGCGGAGAAATAGCCAAAGTTGGCTGTTGCGCGGAAGTGATTCGCTTTCAGCGCTTGCCCGACGATCGCATGAAAATTCTGACGTTGGGACAGCAGCGTTTTCGAGTCTTGGAGTACGTTCGCGAAAAACCCTATCGAGTCGGTCTCGTGGAATGGATAGAGGACGAACCGCCAACAGAAGACCTCAGACCTTTGGCAAGGGATGTAGAAAAGCTATTGCGCGATGTTGTTCATCTTTCTGCTAAGTTGATCGATCAAAAAATCGAACTGCCAGACGACTTGCCTAGCTTGCCGCTAGAACTCTCCTATTGGGTGGCAGGAAATCTCTACGGCGTTGCTTCCGAACAACAAACTCTGTTGGAGATGCAAGATACCATGGCTCGTCTGCAACGGGAGTCAGAAATTTTGACTTCAACTCGCAATCACTTAGCGGCTCGTACAGCTCTAAAAGATGTCTTAAAGAGTTAA
- a CDS encoding SpoIID/LytB domain-containing protein, with amino-acid sequence MAKKFHLPKIFNRLGVWTIPFVSIVLFLPIFLTYGLSSNSPTETSQESPSVRSLKRISSSELEASLVSKDSAISASTTPQKQKPQQPTQKTSHKAPIKSSQPSTKQQPAKKTQNPSSSAVPSYKPPKLEIKVALLRDAENAVVGTSTQASIQDRNGRVLKTIAANQGITVYPNGSNLTLGNSQLPYAVWVKPKAGGFVYVGDRWYRGKLLLVSQGNTILAVNYVNLEEYLYSVVGSEMHATAPLEALKAQAIAARSYALVHMIRPASEWYHLGHTERWQVYKGLASEYDTTHKAVNATAGQILSYNGGIVESLYASTDEIVSNVHRGIGMSQTGAYDLAAQGYDHQQILGRYYPGVGLSRLILQQ; translated from the coding sequence ATGGCTAAAAAATTCCACCTACCTAAAATTTTTAATCGTTTAGGGGTCTGGACGATACCCTTTGTTTCAATCGTTTTATTTTTGCCGATCTTTCTGACTTACGGGCTATCGTCAAATTCACCGACAGAAACTTCTCAGGAAAGTCCTTCAGTGCGATCGCTAAAGCGAATTTCTTCTTCTGAGTTGGAAGCATCTCTCGTTAGTAAAGATTCCGCTATCTCTGCTTCGACAACTCCACAGAAGCAAAAGCCCCAACAGCCAACTCAAAAGACTTCGCACAAAGCACCCATTAAATCTTCGCAGCCTTCAACGAAGCAACAACCTGCTAAAAAAACCCAAAATCCCTCCTCAAGCGCAGTACCTTCTTATAAGCCTCCCAAGCTGGAAATTAAAGTAGCCCTTCTGAGAGATGCAGAGAACGCCGTCGTGGGAACCTCTACGCAAGCGTCTATTCAGGATAGAAACGGTCGAGTGCTGAAAACGATTGCTGCCAATCAGGGGATTACAGTATATCCTAACGGTTCTAATTTGACGCTTGGCAATTCCCAATTACCTTACGCCGTTTGGGTGAAACCCAAGGCAGGAGGATTTGTTTATGTTGGCGATCGCTGGTATCGGGGAAAACTCCTGCTAGTCTCTCAAGGAAACACGATACTAGCAGTTAATTATGTCAATTTAGAAGAATATCTCTACAGCGTCGTTGGCAGCGAAATGCATGCTACTGCCCCTCTCGAAGCGCTAAAAGCACAGGCGATCGCGGCTCGTTCTTATGCTCTTGTCCACATGATTCGTCCGGCAAGCGAATGGTATCACTTGGGACATACCGAACGCTGGCAAGTCTATAAAGGACTGGCGAGCGAGTACGACACTACTCACAAAGCCGTCAACGCGACGGCAGGACAAATTCTCAGCTACAACGGTGGCATCGTAGAGTCTCTCTATGCTTCCACCGACGAGATCGTCTCTAACGTTCATCGAGGTATAGGGATGAGTCAGACTGGCGCTTACGATCTAGCGGCTCAAGGTTACGACCACCAGCAGATTCTAGGTAGATACTATCCCGGCGTAGGTTTGTCGCGGCTTATCTTGCAGCAGTAA
- the pckA gene encoding phosphoenolpyruvate carboxykinase (ATP), with translation MDNIAQLLGNELQTLHMSPQSQYLLERREASTYCDRLTEDELWYSRSIEQLEQIGITNVGRVYHNLSVPQLVEHALARGEGILTDSGALVVETGKYTGRSPKDKFLVDEPSSREDIDWNKDNVPISELKFEQLYQRVLSYVQGRDLYVFDGYVGADPKYRCGVRVITELAFQNLFAHQLFLRPTTAELSEHKADFTVIAVPGLHGDPETNGINSETFIVLHLAKKLVLIGGTRYAGEIKKSIFTLMNYFMTKQNVLPMHCAANIDKHGHTALFFGLSGTGKTTLSADPERSLIGDDEHGWSDEGIFNFEGGCYAKTIRLSAENEPQIWSALRFGSLLENVVVDPQTRVPDYDDDRLTENTRAAYPLRYIPNCALSGIGPHPKTLVLLTADAFGVLPPIAKLTKEQAMYHFLSGYTSKLAGTERGITAPQVTFSACFGQVFFPLPPTVYAEMLGERLQQHLETSVYLVNTGWSGGPYGVGHRISLKHTRAMVSAALDGKLDKVNFKPHPIFKVLVPEKVPGVPSKILDPQNTWDDPEAYTQQAEELARRFVENFKQFADARKEIVEAGPSVS, from the coding sequence ATGGATAATATCGCTCAATTACTTGGAAATGAATTGCAAACTTTACATATGTCGCCACAATCTCAGTATCTATTAGAACGCAGAGAAGCCTCCACCTATTGCGATCGCTTAACTGAAGACGAACTTTGGTACAGTCGTTCGATCGAGCAACTAGAGCAAATAGGAATAACAAACGTGGGTCGAGTTTACCACAATCTCTCGGTGCCTCAGTTAGTCGAACACGCTCTTGCCAGAGGCGAAGGCATACTGACCGACAGCGGTGCCTTAGTGGTCGAAACCGGAAAATACACGGGTCGCTCCCCTAAAGATAAATTTCTCGTTGACGAGCCTAGTAGTCGGGAAGACATAGACTGGAATAAAGATAACGTTCCTATCTCCGAACTAAAATTCGAGCAGTTGTACCAGCGCGTTCTCTCCTACGTTCAAGGTCGCGACCTCTATGTTTTTGACGGTTATGTCGGAGCCGATCCAAAATATCGTTGTGGGGTTCGAGTTATTACAGAATTAGCGTTTCAAAATCTCTTTGCCCATCAGCTATTCCTGCGACCGACAACCGCAGAATTATCGGAGCATAAAGCGGATTTTACCGTCATTGCCGTACCCGGTTTGCACGGCGACCCCGAAACAAATGGCATTAATAGCGAAACGTTCATCGTCCTGCACCTAGCCAAGAAACTCGTACTGATCGGGGGAACTCGCTACGCTGGCGAAATCAAGAAATCGATCTTTACCCTGATGAACTACTTCATGACCAAGCAGAACGTGCTACCGATGCATTGCGCTGCCAACATCGACAAACACGGTCATACAGCTCTATTTTTCGGCTTGTCGGGAACGGGCAAAACCACACTATCTGCCGACCCAGAACGTAGCTTGATCGGAGACGACGAACATGGATGGTCGGATGAAGGCATCTTTAACTTTGAAGGCGGTTGCTATGCCAAGACCATTCGCTTAAGTGCCGAAAACGAACCGCAGATATGGTCGGCGCTTCGGTTTGGGTCGCTGCTAGAGAACGTCGTCGTCGATCCACAGACGCGAGTGCCCGACTACGACGACGATCGCTTGACAGAAAATACCAGAGCCGCCTACCCGTTAAGATATATTCCCAACTGCGCTCTCTCTGGCATTGGACCCCATCCCAAAACGCTTGTTTTACTAACGGCTGATGCATTTGGCGTGCTTCCTCCCATTGCCAAACTTACCAAGGAACAGGCAATGTATCACTTCTTATCGGGTTATACCAGCAAGCTAGCAGGTACGGAACGGGGAATCACCGCACCTCAAGTGACTTTCTCGGCTTGTTTCGGTCAGGTTTTCTTTCCATTACCCCCAACTGTATATGCCGAAATGTTAGGGGAACGGTTGCAGCAACACCTAGAGACGAGCGTGTACTTAGTCAATACAGGCTGGTCGGGCGGTCCCTATGGAGTCGGTCATCGCATTTCCCTCAAACATACGCGGGCGATGGTATCGGCTGCCCTCGATGGAAAGTTGGATAAAGTTAATTTTAAGCCTCATCCAATTTTCAAAGTCTTGGTTCCCGAAAAAGTGCCAGGCGTACCCTCTAAAATTCTAGATCCACAAAATACCTGGGACGATCCCGAAGCTTATACTCAACAAGCAGAGGAATTAGCCCGTCGTTTTGTGGAAAACTTTAAGCAATTTGCCGATGCCCGCAAGGAAATTGTCGAGGCGGGTCCGAGTGTTTCTTAA
- a CDS encoding helix-turn-helix domain-containing protein — MSADRSIYLKNHQLLLQLMERVGIASLSKLSQRSGISELQLIRLQYGLMPKMPIEILLKLSQTLQVPVDKLLTLFCPEYLLPSNLKQEDDSASRDALRQEYQRLQQQLEQQRETIAREFQQASLQRLEPWLLQWPTAASVAQQNHQLPAVKLLPLMKPILDLLESWAVEAIASVGDKVPYDPRWHQLMEGSAEPGEMVKVRYVGYRQGEKLLYRAKVSPAKEVEETGD; from the coding sequence ATGTCCGCCGATCGATCTATCTACCTCAAAAATCATCAACTCCTGCTTCAACTGATGGAGCGGGTCGGGATTGCTAGCTTGAGCAAACTAAGTCAACGGTCAGGGATTTCCGAACTGCAATTAATACGTCTTCAATACGGCTTGATGCCCAAAATGCCGATCGAAATTCTCCTGAAACTATCTCAAACTTTACAGGTTCCAGTCGATAAGTTACTGACGCTATTTTGCCCAGAATATTTGCTGCCGAGCAATCTCAAACAAGAAGACGATTCAGCCTCTAGAGACGCTCTTAGACAGGAATACCAGCGGCTGCAACAACAACTAGAACAACAGCGAGAAACGATCGCGAGAGAATTTCAGCAAGCGAGCTTGCAACGATTGGAGCCTTGGCTATTACAATGGCCCACGGCTGCGTCAGTCGCACAGCAGAATCATCAATTGCCAGCCGTGAAATTGCTGCCACTGATGAAACCCATTCTGGATTTATTAGAATCTTGGGCAGTAGAAGCGATCGCGTCCGTTGGCGACAAAGTTCCCTACGATCCTCGATGGCATCAACTTATGGAAGGATCTGCCGAACCGGGCGAGATGGTTAAAGTCCGATATGTAGGCTATCGACAGGGAGAAAAGCTGCTCTATCGCGCTAAAGTCAGTCCAGCTAAGGAGGTAGAAGAGACGGGAGACTGA
- a CDS encoding globin family protein → MPLNADVLEKSFNLVEPRANEFAASFYETLFTDSPEAKPLFANTDMEKQQQKLIMSLVYVVTNLRYPEELTKVLREMGEKHATYGAKAEHYPIVGAALLKTLEAYLGADWTPEVKQAWTDAYEEISYLMLEGAKRHETTLASEESLQKPNEQSLESESVQSEPKSSGTNWTVVAIIATCAIGLLGLGILLMSWGNASQNNNNQSLERMNVPVNINFTAAR, encoded by the coding sequence ATGCCTCTCAATGCTGATGTTCTAGAGAAAAGCTTCAATCTCGTCGAACCGCGTGCTAACGAATTTGCTGCCAGCTTCTATGAGACCTTATTTACCGACTCTCCCGAAGCTAAACCTCTGTTTGCCAACACGGACATGGAAAAGCAGCAACAGAAGCTGATTATGTCTCTAGTGTATGTTGTTACTAATCTCCGCTATCCCGAAGAATTGACGAAGGTGCTGAGGGAGATGGGAGAAAAGCATGCTACCTATGGAGCAAAAGCAGAACATTACCCAATCGTGGGCGCGGCTTTGCTGAAAACCCTTGAAGCTTATTTGGGAGCAGATTGGACACCAGAAGTTAAACAGGCTTGGACAGATGCTTATGAGGAAATTTCTTACTTGATGCTGGAAGGGGCAAAGCGTCATGAGACAACCCTTGCATCAGAAGAGTCGCTTCAGAAGCCCAACGAACAATCCCTTGAGAGTGAATCAGTGCAATCCGAACCTAAATCTTCGGGGACTAATTGGACGGTAGTAGCTATAATAGCTACGTGCGCTATTGGTCTACTGGGTTTGGGAATTCTACTCATGAGTTGGGGAAATGCTTCCCAAAATAATAATAATCAGAGCTTAGAGCGGATGAATGTTCCAGTTAATATAAATTTTACTGCTGCAAGATAA
- a CDS encoding ParB N-terminal domain-containing protein produces MIRIEEIPVSQIRRPLPRQTNPEKVAMLMESIAQEGLREPIDVLEVDGQYYGFSGCHRYEAHQRLGKETIKCRVRRAPRAVLQKHLA; encoded by the coding sequence ATGATTAGGATTGAAGAAATTCCCGTATCCCAAATTCGTCGTCCCTTACCGCGACAAACCAATCCTGAAAAAGTGGCGATGCTAATGGAGTCAATTGCTCAAGAGGGTTTGAGAGAACCCATTGACGTATTAGAAGTCGATGGGCAATACTATGGCTTTTCTGGTTGCCATCGCTACGAGGCTCACCAGCGCCTCGGAAAAGAGACAATCAAATGTAGAGTGCGTCGCGCTCCTCGCGCAGTCCTGCAAAAACATTTAGCATAG
- a CDS encoding ribonuclease D, with product MPYLTEPDRISQAIANYAQAKILWIDTEIADYQSKKPRLSLVQVLDDPTDVKGDRVAILDVLDRTQLIDEFIDKIMANPAIEKVFHNASFDCRFLGRSRARNVTCTLEMAQKIPYYILPLSNYKLATLAEQLCHFSKVNKTEQGGDWSLRPLTEQQLEYAKMDVVYVACAHERLLQLSQRLQIDPATEDIAALTLRYRHIEHRWKVLDTELKHLKERLKQAMATQNVSEIDGFKLSIQERKHKKVAFNDLAKFVQESGIELNFPIRLTQELQKQMPEIIENIPIEEDVETILQLKISEVEDENLPF from the coding sequence ATGCCATACTTAACCGAACCCGATCGCATTAGCCAAGCCATCGCAAACTACGCTCAAGCGAAAATTCTCTGGATAGATACGGAAATTGCGGATTACCAAAGTAAAAAGCCAAGATTGTCTCTCGTGCAAGTGTTGGACGACCCAACGGACGTCAAAGGCGATCGCGTTGCGATTTTAGATGTTTTGGATAGAACTCAACTGATCGATGAGTTTATCGACAAGATTATGGCGAATCCGGCGATCGAAAAAGTTTTTCACAATGCCAGCTTCGATTGCAGATTTTTGGGAAGAAGCAGAGCTAGAAATGTCACTTGCACTCTGGAAATGGCACAAAAAATCCCATATTACATTTTGCCCTTGTCAAATTATAAACTTGCGACGCTAGCAGAACAACTCTGCCATTTTTCCAAAGTTAATAAAACCGAACAAGGAGGCGACTGGAGCCTACGTCCCCTAACCGAGCAGCAACTCGAATATGCCAAGATGGACGTAGTTTATGTTGCCTGCGCGCACGAACGACTTCTGCAACTTTCCCAGCGCCTGCAAATAGATCCTGCCACAGAAGATATCGCTGCATTGACTCTTCGCTATCGGCACATCGAGCATCGCTGGAAAGTACTAGATACAGAACTCAAGCACCTTAAAGAGCGACTCAAACAGGCAATGGCAACTCAAAATGTCTCGGAGATCGATGGATTTAAACTATCAATTCAAGAACGAAAACACAAAAAAGTCGCTTTTAACGATCTAGCAAAATTCGTGCAAGAATCTGGAATCGAATTAAATTTTCCCATTAGACTAACGCAGGAACTTCAGAAACAAATGCCAGAGATTATCGAGAATATTCCCATCGAAGAAGATGTTGAAACAATTTTACAGCTTAAGATTAGCGAAGTAGAAGATGAAAATTTGCCTTTTTAG
- a CDS encoding DUF1350 family protein, which translates to MNWQEISGSWVLIPRRPIGVVHFLGGAFVGTAPNLTYRCLLEQLGKAGYAVIATPFVNTLDHAAIARSVLNRFENILERLQATNALGQSYLPIYGVGHSMGCKLHLLIGSLYSVERAGNILMSFNNYPVRRAIPFIEQLELDATLNLEFTPSPEETNLLIAKNYEVRRNLLIRFTNDDIDQTTILSPVLQDRFPNMVASLTLPGNHLTPLGQEINWQPSEIFTPIDAIGQWVKQGFSRNLNLLKQEILRWLNPVMSYQ; encoded by the coding sequence ATGAATTGGCAAGAGATTTCCGGTAGCTGGGTTTTGATTCCTCGACGACCGATTGGTGTCGTTCATTTTCTTGGTGGTGCTTTTGTAGGGACAGCACCTAACCTGACCTATCGTTGCTTGTTAGAACAACTAGGAAAAGCTGGCTATGCCGTCATCGCGACTCCGTTTGTCAATACTCTCGACCATGCCGCGATCGCCCGTAGCGTTCTCAATCGGTTCGAGAATATTCTAGAGCGTTTGCAGGCGACTAATGCCCTCGGTCAAAGCTATCTTCCTATCTATGGAGTCGGACACAGTATGGGATGCAAGCTACATTTGCTGATCGGCAGTCTTTATTCTGTCGAACGAGCGGGTAACATTTTGATGTCTTTTAATAACTATCCCGTTCGTCGGGCTATTCCTTTTATCGAACAGTTAGAACTCGACGCTACCTTAAATTTAGAATTTACCCCTTCCCCAGAAGAAACCAATCTGTTGATTGCCAAAAATTATGAAGTGCGTCGCAATCTTTTGATCCGTTTTACTAATGATGACATCGATCAAACAACTATTCTAAGCCCCGTCCTGCAAGACCGCTTTCCCAACATGGTTGCTTCGCTGACGCTTCCTGGCAACCACCTAACCCCACTCGGACAAGAGATTAACTGGCAACCATCAGAAATATTCACTCCCATAGACGCGATCGGACAATGGGTAAAACAAGGATTTTCACGCAATCTCAATCTTCTCAAACAAGAAATTCTTCGCTGGCTCAATCCAGTTATGAGTTACCAGTGA